The window GCGTGGTCGTGGAGGTGCCGAACGGCATCGTCCCCATCTCCCGTCCCGTGCCGGTGGCGCGGGCCTCGCTGGGTGGGCACGACGGAACGCTGCTGCTCGCGGCGGTCGGCGGGCTGGAGCCGCGGAAGGGCTTCGACCTGCTGATCCGGGCGCTCGCCTCGTCGGGCGTGGACGGCGTGCGGCTGGTGATCGTGGGGGAAGGCGCGGAGGGAGATGCGCTGCGGGCGCTGGCGGAGTCGCTGGGCGTGGCGGACCGCATCGCCTGGCTGGGGCAGCGCGACGACGTGCCGGCCGTGCTCGCCGCCTGCGACGCGTTCGTGCTCAGCAGCCGCAGCGAGGGGATGGCGGTGGCGATGCTGGAGGCAATGGCGCTGGAGGTGCCGGTCCTCGCGGCGGATGCGGGCGGCGTGCAGGAGGTCCTCGCGGCGCGCGACGACCGCGGACCCGCGGGCTGGATCGTCCGCTCGCGCGACGCGGACGCGCTGGCGGGCGGCCTGCGCGACCTCGCCGCCGCCCTCCGCCCCGACCCCGCCGAAGCCCGCCGCCGCGCCGCCGAAGCCCGGTGGCGCCTCGACCACTGGTTCACCGTCCAGCGCATGATGGACGGCGTGGAAGCCGTCCTTCGCGGGTGACGGTCGTCAACGACGGGCAGGCTCGATCAGAGGAGCGCCAGGATCTCCCCTGGTGCGCGGGCCGGAATCGGGGCTCCGCGGAAGTCCTTCTGGTTTCGCGTAGCCACGAAATCGGCACCGACGTTGAGCCCGGCCACGACCTGCACCGCGTCTTCGAAGTCCGGCAGCCCCATGCCCAGAGCCTGGAGGAAATCGCCGGTTTCGACCGGCGCGACTTTGACGATCCGGAGCAGGTCGGCGACGATCGCCGCCGCGCCGCTTCGTCCGCGCTCTTTCGCCGCGATGTAGTAGAGAGTGGTGACCGTGTGCCCGGCGACGAATCCCTTCGCACGTCCAGTGTCGATCGCGTCGAGGAGCTTCGCGGAGTCCTCCACCCACGGCGTTCGCCCGAGCGCAACGTCGAGTACGATGTTCGCGTCGACGAGAAGCCTCATCGGCCGTACTTCTCGTCTAGATAAGCGTAGTAGTCACGCTCGTCCGTTTGGCCCGCGGCGGCTCCCAGCAGCCGGCGCACGGTAGGCGAAAGCTCCTGCGCGTCGTCATCCACTCGGAGTTGGGCGAAATAGTCGCTCACCAGCCGGGAGAGGCTTGTCGAGTATCTTTTGCTGTAGCGCTCCGCATGTTCGAGCGCGTCGGCGTCGATGGAGAGGTTCTTGGTGACACGTCGCATAGTAGCTCCTTGGATCGTGCGCATCGTTCTTCAAGAAGTATGCGCATTGTAGGTCGGGCGTCAAGTGGCGCGTTGACCGCGGGAAACGTCGATCCACGGCCTCCGGGAATCTCCGACTCCACTCGGCCTATCATCCAATGAAGAGCACTCTGCGGGTCTTGGACACTCGCTCGCCTGGAGACGATTGAAGGCTCAGCACGATGGCGCGGACGATCCGCGGAACACGGGGGGGAACGCGATGGGCACGCTGCTGGAGGGCGTGCGCAGCGTGTGCGTCGTGCTGCTCACCGGGCTGGGCGACGTGGTGCACGGGCTGCCGCTGGTGAACGCGCTCAAGGACCACGACCCGTCGCTGCGCATCACGTGGGTGGTGGAGCCGATGCCATCCGGCGTGCTGGCGCCGCATCCGTCGGTGGACGAGGTGATCGTCTACGAGAAGAAGCGCGGCTGGCGTGGCGTGGTGGACCTGCGCCGCAAGCTCGCGGGCCGCCGCTTCGACCTGACGCTCAACCTCAACGTCTACTTCAAGAGCCTGTGGCCGACCGTCTTCTCCGGCGCGCCCAGGCGGCTGGGGTTCGAGCGGGGGCGGGCGATGGACGGCGTGTGGCTGGCCGCGAACCATCACCTCGCACCCGCGCCGCGGCGGCACACGCAGGACCTTTTCCTCGACTTCCTGGCGCCGCTCGGCGTCGCGCGGCCCGATCCGCTGGAGTGGCGCATCCCCATCACCGCAGACGAGCGGGAGGCGCAGTCGGCGTTCTTCGGCGCGCTGGACGGGCGGCCGCCGGTGGCGATCGTGCCCGCGACGGCGAACGCGAAGAAGGACTGGATGCCGGACCGCTGGGCGCAGGTCGTGGACGCGCTGGAGCACGACTTCGGCTACCGCGCGGTGCTGGTGGGCGGGCCCGGCGAGCGCGAGACGCGCACGGCCCGCGAGATCACGGAGCTGGCCAGCGCCAAGCCCGCATGGGGCATGGGCGACGGCATCCGCCGGCTGCTGTGGATGCTGGAAGGCAGCCGCATGGTCGTGGCGCCGGACACGGGGCCGGTGCACATCGCCCGCGCGTTCGGCGTGCCCGTCGTCGGCCTCTACGGCCATACGAACCCGTGGCGCGTGGGCCCGTACCGCGCCTTCCAGGACCTGTGGATCGACACGTACACCGAGCCGGGCGAGGCGCCGGACGCCAGCCGCTTCGACTCCAAGCTGGGGCGGATGGAGATGATCACCGTCCGCGACGTGCTGGACCGCGTGGAACTCGCCCGTGTCCGCTATCTCGCCGGCGCGGCGCACGGCTCCGCATCCGGCGGTTCCGCATCCCCCCGGACGGCGTCGCGCGCGCATGACGCTCGGTTGGACGGCTCCGCATCTCCCGAGTCCGCATCTACGTCCGATCCGGTGGATGGCGGGCCGGGCGAGGAGAAGGCCGGCCGATGAAGGTGGTGCTGAGCAACGCATCGGGGTCGTGGGGCGGGGTGACGAAGGTGACGGAGGTCCTGGCGAGGGGGCTGCTCGCGCGTGGCCACGACGTCGTCGTATTCTGCCGCCCCGCGTCGCCGCTCGAGGAGCGGATGCGGGGCGTGGTTCCGCTGGAGCCGGTGCTGAAGGGGATGGACCTGAGCCCCGTGGCGCTTGCCCGCGGCGCCGCCGCGCTCCGCCGCCACCGGCCCGACGCGGCGGTGATGCTGATGAAGAAGGACGTTCGCCTCACCGGGCCGGCCGCG is drawn from Longimicrobiaceae bacterium and contains these coding sequences:
- a CDS encoding glycosyltransferase, whose protein sequence is MKVVMHVDGKTMRGNERQCLLLAVELMRRGHSVAVSLLEDGPVRDAYRAAGVETVIIRPGGDADLWNALRFAAWLRRERVDAVLLTSWKRLFIAGWAAKVAGVPRVVLRVGGIHRKRSRISLARQRLALTRWIDAVYVNSREVGEWIRGAFPLRPGVVVEVPNGIVPISRPVPVARASLGGHDGTLLLAAVGGLEPRKGFDLLIRALASSGVDGVRLVIVGEGAEGDALRALAESLGVADRIAWLGQRDDVPAVLAACDAFVLSSRSEGMAVAMLEAMALEVPVLAADAGGVQEVLAARDDRGPAGWIVRSRDADALAGGLRDLAAALRPDPAEARRRAAEARWRLDHWFTVQRMMDGVEAVLRG
- a CDS encoding PIN domain-containing protein, whose protein sequence is MRLLVDANIVLDVALGRTPWVEDSAKLLDAIDTGRAKGFVAGHTVTTLYYIAAKERGRSGAAAIVADLLRIVKVAPVETGDFLQALGMGLPDFEDAVQVVAGLNVGADFVATRNQKDFRGAPIPARAPGEILALL
- a CDS encoding DUF6364 family protein, whose amino-acid sequence is MRRVTKNLSIDADALEHAERYSKRYSTSLSRLVSDYFAQLRVDDDAQELSPTVRRLLGAAAGQTDERDYYAYLDEKYGR
- a CDS encoding glycosyltransferase family 9 protein — its product is MKAQHDGADDPRNTGGNAMGTLLEGVRSVCVVLLTGLGDVVHGLPLVNALKDHDPSLRITWVVEPMPSGVLAPHPSVDEVIVYEKKRGWRGVVDLRRKLAGRRFDLTLNLNVYFKSLWPTVFSGAPRRLGFERGRAMDGVWLAANHHLAPAPRRHTQDLFLDFLAPLGVARPDPLEWRIPITADEREAQSAFFGALDGRPPVAIVPATANAKKDWMPDRWAQVVDALEHDFGYRAVLVGGPGERETRTAREITELASAKPAWGMGDGIRRLLWMLEGSRMVVAPDTGPVHIARAFGVPVVGLYGHTNPWRVGPYRAFQDLWIDTYTEPGEAPDASRFDSKLGRMEMITVRDVLDRVELARVRYLAGAAHGSASGGSASPRTASRAHDARLDGSASPESASTSDPVDGGPGEEKAGR